In Reichenbachiella agarivorans, one genomic interval encodes:
- a CDS encoding metal ABC transporter permease, whose product MDSFYIIATGSLVAISCGLLGCFLILRKMAMVGDAISHAVLPGIVIAFLISGSRDSFTMLIGAGIIGVLTTFLIEFFHKKGNLQSDASIGVTFTWLFALGVILISVFAGEVDLDQDCVLYGEIAYVPLDLWIGTNGVIYGPRPLYVTGGVLLIVLLFITLGYKELHVTTFDPAFASAIGISTALWHYLLMSAVSLTTVASFESVGAILVVALLIAPPATAYLLTDNFKRMLGITVILGVLVSFTGYYLAVWLDGSIAGAMSTMAGVFFTLAFIFSPVDGLLAKQIARRKEKSVKSLV is encoded by the coding sequence ATGGATTCATTCTACATCATAGCGACAGGTTCTTTGGTGGCCATCTCATGTGGACTCTTGGGTTGTTTTCTGATCTTGAGGAAAATGGCCATGGTCGGAGATGCCATCTCCCATGCCGTCCTACCTGGTATCGTCATTGCATTTTTGATCAGTGGCAGCAGGGACTCCTTTACTATGTTGATTGGTGCAGGCATCATCGGCGTATTGACAACCTTTCTCATCGAGTTTTTTCACAAAAAAGGCAATCTGCAATCCGATGCTTCTATTGGTGTGACTTTCACTTGGTTGTTTGCATTGGGAGTCATTTTGATCTCCGTGTTTGCAGGTGAAGTGGATCTCGATCAAGACTGTGTCTTGTATGGCGAGATTGCTTATGTACCATTGGATCTGTGGATTGGGACTAACGGGGTGATTTATGGCCCAAGACCTCTGTATGTAACAGGTGGAGTCTTGCTGATTGTGCTGTTGTTCATCACCTTGGGTTATAAGGAACTCCATGTCACTACCTTTGACCCAGCTTTTGCCTCAGCGATTGGGATTTCTACTGCCCTGTGGCACTACTTGCTCATGAGTGCTGTGTCGTTGACCACTGTGGCTTCTTTCGAATCTGTAGGGGCAATCTTGGTTGTAGCCTTGTTGATTGCTCCTCCTGCTACCGCCTATCTACTCACCGACAACTTCAAGCGCATGTTGGGTATCACAGTCATATTGGGTGTACTGGTATCCTTTACAGGCTACTATCTGGCAGTATGGCTAGATGGATCGATTGCGGGTGCTATGTCCACCATGGCAGGTGTATTCTTTACCTTGGCCTTCATCTTCTCTCCTGTCGATGGCCTCCTAGCCAAGCAAATTGCCAGAAGGAAGGAAAAATCGGTAAAGAGCTTAGTTTAA
- a CDS encoding mechanosensitive ion channel family protein, which produces MNRLLYIVLFLLVLSGIAVGQDSSKVDKAMQEIDNVINTSIKKDTANQSTKSEGESIKKLVDGPPDLGEFVSLSEIFWTLTLIVMGYFAIKFSSRILELLAEKSTQYRITIKSLIPVVKILGWVFIIIIIVMGVFQPPATTILAFSASVGVAVGFASQDILKNIFGGIMILFDRPFNAGDKIEVGDHYGEVVEIGLRSTRILTPDDSLVSIPNGEIMNKAVSNANSGEPNCQVVAEIYLPIDVDTIKVRAIATQAAQVSKYVYVNKPITVIFVNDIKHNTVIYKMRLKAYVLDIRDEFKFMSEMTEIVIKKLIEEGIMPGTNK; this is translated from the coding sequence ATGAACAGATTATTGTACATAGTGCTTTTTCTCTTGGTTTTGAGTGGAATAGCAGTAGGTCAGGATAGCTCCAAAGTGGACAAGGCTATGCAGGAGATTGATAACGTCATCAATACCTCAATTAAAAAGGATACAGCTAATCAATCTACAAAATCGGAAGGAGAGAGTATTAAAAAATTGGTAGATGGACCTCCAGATTTAGGAGAGTTTGTGTCGTTATCTGAGATTTTCTGGACTTTGACCTTGATTGTAATGGGGTATTTTGCGATCAAATTCAGTTCGAGGATCTTGGAGCTACTAGCAGAAAAGAGCACTCAGTACAGGATCACCATCAAGAGTTTGATTCCTGTGGTGAAGATACTGGGATGGGTATTTATCATCATTATCATTGTGATGGGCGTTTTTCAGCCACCTGCTACCACCATTTTGGCATTTTCTGCTTCTGTAGGAGTAGCCGTAGGTTTTGCTTCACAGGACATACTCAAGAACATATTTGGAGGGATCATGATTCTATTTGACAGGCCATTCAATGCGGGAGACAAGATCGAAGTGGGGGATCACTATGGAGAGGTCGTAGAGATTGGTTTGCGTTCTACCCGCATTCTCACACCAGACGATAGTCTTGTTTCGATTCCTAATGGTGAAATCATGAACAAGGCGGTCTCCAATGCCAATTCAGGTGAACCCAATTGTCAGGTGGTAGCAGAGATATATCTGCCTATAGATGTCGATACGATAAAGGTTCGTGCCATTGCTACACAAGCTGCCCAAGTATCCAAATATGTTTATGTCAATAAACCGATTACAGTGATTTTTGTCAATGATATCAAGCACAATACTGTCATATATAAAATGCGTCTCAAAGCCTACGTATTGGATATCCGAGATGAGTTTAAGTTCATGAGTGAAATGACAGAGATTGTGATCAAAAAACTGATCGAAGAAGGGATTATGCCTGGAACGAATAAATAG
- a CDS encoding metal ABC transporter permease: MDDLIAFFSFQDPNVRYVAAGSVLLAVSSALVGCFTFLKKKALVGDAVAHSVLPGICLSFLLTGTKNPFYLIIGAFVTGWLALVLIDYITRSSKIKEDTSIGLILSVFFGIGILLLTMIQHSGNAAQTGLDSFLFGKAAALVGQDLIVFSAISILLVIVVFLFYKELALISFDENFAKSIGYPVKRLELVLTTLTVLAVVTGIQAVGVVLMAAMLITPAAAARFWTDRLGVMLLIAAVFGAISGISGAFISYTAPAMPTGPWIVLVVSMLALISFFVAPGKGIFYKIYRQYQIRKRILSENILKLFYQLSEEDGDHQKSRNIEELRTKRPIELKALKKGLRRLLLQGYLRINDNKWSLTTEGKIKGQRIVKLHRLWEVYLTQYLRIAPDHVHEDADNIEHILTPELESRLEALLQYPASDPHSSAIPYDQNMTKN; the protein is encoded by the coding sequence ATGGATGATTTGATTGCTTTCTTTTCGTTTCAAGACCCCAATGTCCGGTATGTCGCGGCTGGTTCTGTTTTGCTGGCGGTGAGCTCTGCTTTGGTGGGTTGTTTTACTTTCCTTAAGAAAAAAGCCTTGGTCGGTGATGCTGTTGCACACTCCGTGCTGCCAGGTATCTGTCTTTCCTTTTTGCTCACAGGAACCAAAAACCCATTTTACCTTATCATAGGTGCATTTGTGACGGGTTGGTTGGCTCTGGTACTGATCGACTACATCACCCGATCCAGCAAGATCAAAGAAGATACATCGATAGGTCTGATTCTGTCGGTGTTCTTCGGGATTGGCATCTTGCTACTCACGATGATTCAGCACTCTGGCAATGCCGCCCAAACTGGACTGGATTCTTTTCTCTTTGGCAAGGCAGCAGCCTTGGTAGGTCAAGATTTGATCGTTTTCAGTGCAATCAGTATCTTGTTGGTCATTGTGGTCTTTCTTTTTTACAAAGAACTTGCACTTATTTCCTTTGATGAGAATTTTGCCAAGTCCATTGGGTATCCCGTCAAGAGACTGGAACTCGTCTTGACAACTCTCACGGTCTTGGCGGTGGTGACTGGCATACAGGCTGTGGGGGTCGTGTTGATGGCGGCCATGCTGATTACTCCTGCTGCTGCAGCTAGGTTCTGGACAGATCGCTTGGGTGTCATGCTGTTGATTGCAGCTGTATTTGGGGCAATCTCAGGTATCTCTGGTGCATTTATCTCCTACACCGCTCCAGCCATGCCTACGGGACCATGGATTGTATTGGTCGTTTCTATGCTGGCCTTGATTTCTTTCTTTGTCGCTCCAGGCAAAGGCATATTTTACAAAATCTATCGCCAATACCAGATCAGGAAAAGAATTTTGAGTGAAAATATCCTGAAGCTGTTTTACCAATTGTCAGAAGAAGATGGAGATCATCAAAAATCAAGAAACATTGAGGAGCTGCGGACTAAGCGTCCCATCGAACTAAAAGCCTTGAAAAAAGGCCTAAGACGACTGCTGCTGCAAGGCTACCTGCGCATCAACGACAACAAATGGAGTCTCACCACTGAAGGCAAAATCAAAGGACAGCGTATCGTCAAATTGCACCGTCTGTGGGAAGTATACCTCACCCAATATTTGCGTATAGCTCCTGACCATGTGCATGAGGATGCTGATAATATCGAGCACATCTTGACACCAGAGTTGGAGAGTCGCCTAGAAGCTCTGCTGCAGTATCCAGCTAGTGATCCGCACAGCTCAGCGATCCCTTACGACCAAAATATGACTAAAAACTAA
- a CDS encoding metal ABC transporter solute-binding protein, Zn/Mn family has product MNKGDLHAAGKKAMPNRLDFSYRRNDIINRNRVASILFSFLILIGLASCKPKANEKPTGIINIVTTTGMIYDAVINIGGEKVTAQALMGPGVDPHLYKATQGDLQKLREADIVFYNGLHLEGKMGEVFEKLARIKHVEAVSSIIPDSLLRESEAFQGTYDPHIWFDVKLWSRAVESVSSYLITYDEANASYYSNNAKRYLAQLDSLDQAVRSAIATIPKNQRVLITAHDAFGYFGDAYDIEVQGLQGISTLSEPGLKDITQLVNSISSSQIKAVFVETSVSKKAINAVVEGCREKGHEIVIGGNLYSDAMGPFGQFEGTYIGMVHTNVQTIVNALK; this is encoded by the coding sequence ATGAACAAAGGAGACCTGCATGCCGCAGGCAAGAAGGCTATGCCTAATCGCTTAGATTTCTCCTATCGTCGAAATGACATAATTAACCGAAATCGAGTAGCAAGCATACTGTTTTCTTTTCTCATCCTTATAGGTCTAGCTTCTTGCAAACCAAAAGCCAACGAGAAACCAACTGGCATCATCAATATCGTGACTACCACTGGTATGATCTACGACGCAGTGATCAACATCGGTGGAGAAAAAGTCACGGCACAAGCGCTCATGGGGCCAGGCGTAGATCCGCATCTCTACAAAGCCACACAGGGCGACCTGCAAAAATTGAGAGAAGCAGATATTGTATTCTACAATGGCCTGCACTTGGAGGGAAAAATGGGAGAAGTATTCGAAAAACTAGCCAGAATCAAGCACGTAGAAGCGGTCAGTTCCATCATTCCAGACAGTCTGTTGAGAGAAAGTGAAGCATTTCAGGGGACCTACGATCCTCATATTTGGTTTGATGTCAAGCTGTGGTCTCGCGCAGTAGAATCAGTCAGCTCCTACTTGATCACCTATGACGAGGCAAATGCCAGCTACTACAGCAACAATGCTAAAAGATACCTTGCACAGCTGGATTCATTGGATCAAGCCGTACGATCAGCCATCGCTACGATCCCTAAAAACCAAAGAGTGTTGATTACGGCGCACGATGCTTTCGGCTATTTCGGAGATGCCTACGACATAGAAGTCCAAGGTTTGCAAGGCATCTCTACCCTATCCGAGCCTGGACTAAAAGACATCACCCAGCTGGTCAACTCCATCTCTTCGAGTCAGATCAAAGCAGTCTTTGTAGAGACCTCTGTATCAAAAAAAGCCATCAACGCTGTAGTAGAAGGTTGCCGAGAAAAGGGTCATGAGATCGTGATCGGGGGCAACTTGTACTCTGATGCCATGGGACCTTTTGGACAGTTCGAAGGCACGTATATCGGCATGGTACACACCAATGTTCAGACCATCGTAAACGCACTGAAATGA
- the fbaA gene encoding class II fructose-bisphosphate aldolase, translated as MKFKPGVLTGDEVSELLRYANENQFALPAANVIGSSSINAVLETARDLQSPVMVQFSNGGAIFNAGKGLSNEGEKAAIAGAVAGAHHVHMMAEAYGVTVILNTDHCAKKLLPWIDGMLDASEEFFARTGKSLFSSHMIDLSEEPIEENIETCKKYLARMSKMGMTLEIELGITGGEEDGVDNSSVDESKLYTQPEEVAYAYEELGKISDKFTIAAAFGNVHGVYKPGNVKLTPKILKNSQDFIQKKYNTGHNPVNFVFHGGSGSSREEIREAISYGAIKMNIDTDLQWSYWDGIRRYYENKKEYLQGQIGNPEGADAPNKKVYDPRVWTRAAEQSLVTRLKVAFEDLNNVGTNK; from the coding sequence ATGAAATTTAAACCAGGGGTACTAACAGGAGATGAAGTTAGCGAATTATTAAGGTACGCGAATGAAAACCAATTCGCATTGCCAGCTGCCAACGTAATTGGAAGCAGTTCTATCAATGCTGTATTAGAAACTGCGAGAGATTTACAGTCACCAGTGATGGTGCAATTCTCAAACGGAGGAGCAATATTCAATGCAGGAAAAGGACTATCAAATGAAGGTGAAAAGGCAGCGATTGCAGGAGCAGTAGCTGGTGCACACCACGTACACATGATGGCAGAGGCCTACGGTGTAACTGTTATCTTAAATACAGATCATTGTGCTAAGAAATTATTGCCATGGATTGATGGCATGTTGGATGCAAGTGAAGAGTTTTTCGCCAGAACTGGAAAATCACTTTTCTCTTCTCACATGATCGATTTGTCAGAAGAACCAATCGAAGAAAACATCGAAACTTGTAAAAAATATTTGGCGAGAATGTCTAAAATGGGCATGACGCTAGAAATTGAATTGGGTATCACAGGTGGTGAAGAAGATGGTGTAGACAACTCTTCTGTAGACGAGTCAAAGCTATACACTCAACCAGAAGAAGTAGCTTATGCTTACGAAGAACTAGGCAAAATAAGTGATAAATTTACGATAGCAGCTGCTTTCGGAAACGTACACGGTGTGTACAAACCAGGTAACGTCAAATTGACTCCTAAAATTCTAAAGAACTCTCAGGATTTCATCCAAAAGAAATACAATACAGGTCATAACCCAGTAAACTTTGTATTTCACGGTGGATCAGGATCCAGCAGAGAAGAAATCAGAGAAGCGATTTCTTACGGTGCGATCAAAATGAACATCGATACTGACTTGCAGTGGTCATACTGGGATGGTATCAGAAGATACTACGAAAACAAAAAGGAATATCTACAAGGACAAATTGGTAACCCTGAAGGTGCTGATGCTCCAAACAAGAAAGTATATGATCCTAGAGTATGGACAAGAGCTGCTGAGCAATCATTGGTAACAAGATTGAAAGTTGCTTTCGAAGACTTGAACAACGTAGGTACCAACAAGTAA
- a CDS encoding DUF1571 domain-containing protein, with product MKKKCTEVGWRIKYFRLLLWVLFIGSSHVTLAQTGYELAQNMFSAAKSVSSMKFTMKKTERVDGKLLIQVSKVKLSINPYKVYTNQQEPNKGLEVLYCAGLNDGKAFINPISFPWITLKLDPTGDIMRTNQHHTIQDSGYKLVMSILEHIVNKYGEESKTMISKINSTQWEGKDCYAIELKNPYFKYIEYTVKNGETLVSIENRLKLSGFMILEKNKLDQDYDQVVPGMTLWIPTDYSPHMIIYMDKLNYLPVMMKIFDDQGLFELYEYLDVQINPVFSKNEFSSDFPSYGF from the coding sequence ATGAAAAAAAAATGTACTGAAGTCGGTTGGAGAATAAAGTATTTTAGACTCCTCCTATGGGTACTCTTTATAGGTTCATCTCATGTGACTCTGGCACAAACAGGCTATGAACTGGCGCAAAACATGTTCAGCGCCGCTAAGTCTGTTTCATCCATGAAGTTTACCATGAAGAAGACTGAGCGTGTAGATGGTAAACTTCTGATACAAGTCAGTAAGGTCAAATTATCTATCAATCCATACAAAGTATACACAAATCAACAAGAACCTAACAAAGGATTAGAAGTGCTCTATTGTGCAGGTCTCAATGATGGAAAAGCTTTTATCAACCCCATTAGCTTTCCATGGATCACTCTCAAACTAGACCCTACGGGAGACATCATGCGCACCAATCAACATCACACCATTCAAGACAGTGGATACAAACTAGTCATGTCGATCCTAGAACACATCGTGAATAAATATGGTGAAGAATCTAAAACCATGATAAGCAAAATTAATTCCACCCAATGGGAAGGCAAGGACTGTTATGCCATAGAGTTGAAGAATCCCTACTTTAAGTACATAGAGTACACGGTTAAAAATGGAGAGACTTTGGTCTCCATCGAGAATCGTTTAAAATTGAGCGGTTTTATGATATTGGAGAAAAACAAACTGGATCAAGACTATGATCAGGTAGTCCCAGGCATGACACTGTGGATACCTACGGATTATTCACCTCACATGATTATATACATGGATAAGTTAAACTATCTCCCTGTGATGATGAAGATATTTGACGACCAAGGCTTGTTCGAATTGTATGAATATTTGGATGTCCAAATCAATCCTGTATTCAGCAAAAACGAGTTCTCTTCTGATTTTCCAAGCTACGGATTTTGA
- a CDS encoding metal-dependent transcriptional regulator gives MLSYAEENYLKAIYHLSESGRHAVSTNAISEVLKTKPASVSDMIKKLSDKGYVSYQKYKGVNVSAKGKKSALQVVRKHRLWEVFLVDKLQFKWDEVHDIAEQLEHIKSPVLVKKLDAFLGFPKIDPHGDPIPDENGEIVIGKKIPLTDVKLDKQVIVTGVENSESNFLAHLDKINISLGSKITVKDINAFDGSMQIEILGYPNLFISKQVADNLLVTE, from the coding sequence ATGCTCAGTTACGCAGAAGAAAATTATCTCAAGGCCATCTACCACCTATCCGAATCTGGAAGACATGCTGTCAGCACCAATGCCATCTCAGAAGTCCTCAAGACCAAACCTGCCTCAGTCAGTGACATGATCAAAAAGCTCAGTGACAAGGGTTATGTATCTTATCAAAAATACAAAGGTGTCAATGTCTCCGCCAAAGGCAAAAAGTCAGCACTACAGGTGGTGCGAAAGCATAGGTTATGGGAGGTATTTCTAGTGGACAAACTACAATTCAAATGGGACGAAGTACACGATATTGCCGAACAGTTGGAGCACATCAAATCTCCTGTTTTGGTCAAAAAGCTAGATGCCTTTTTGGGATTTCCAAAAATAGACCCACATGGTGACCCGATCCCAGACGAAAATGGGGAGATTGTGATCGGAAAAAAAATACCACTCACAGATGTGAAATTGGACAAACAAGTCATCGTGACTGGAGTAGAAAACTCAGAATCTAACTTTCTGGCGCATCTAGACAAAATTAATATCTCCCTAGGATCTAAAATCACTGTCAAGGACATCAATGCCTTTGATGGGTCGATGCAAATAGAAATCCTAGGCTATCCTAACCTATTTATATCCAAACAAGTAGCAGACAATCTGCTAGTTACTGAATAA
- a CDS encoding metal ABC transporter ATP-binding protein, which yields MIVNVENPILEVHDLTVTYSRKPVLWGVDMTLPKGSLVGVIGPNGAGKSTLIKAIMGLVPLSSGWVELFGGSLKEFRGKVSYVPQKESVDWDFPASVRDVVVMGRYAKVGLFKRPRKADYEAADYAIEQVKMKDYAHRQISQLSGGQQQRVFLARALAQNADLYFMDEPFAGVDAATEKAIIGILKQMSAQGKTVVVVHHDLQTVTKYFDWVVQLNTRLVASGPVDQVFTQELLQETYGGKLTILSDVGQLLKKQDFPTRDVT from the coding sequence ATGATAGTTAACGTAGAAAATCCCATTCTCGAAGTACACGACCTTACGGTAACCTATAGTCGCAAACCCGTGCTATGGGGTGTAGACATGACACTACCCAAAGGTTCGCTAGTTGGTGTCATCGGCCCCAACGGAGCTGGAAAATCAACCTTGATCAAAGCCATCATGGGTTTGGTTCCGCTCAGCAGTGGTTGGGTGGAGTTGTTTGGCGGTTCGCTCAAAGAGTTCAGAGGCAAGGTCAGCTATGTACCGCAAAAGGAATCTGTGGATTGGGACTTCCCTGCCTCGGTCAGAGATGTAGTCGTCATGGGCAGGTATGCCAAAGTGGGTCTATTCAAACGCCCACGCAAGGCGGATTACGAAGCGGCAGACTATGCCATCGAGCAAGTAAAAATGAAGGATTATGCACACCGCCAGATCAGTCAATTGTCAGGTGGTCAGCAGCAGAGAGTCTTTTTAGCAAGGGCCTTGGCTCAGAACGCTGATCTTTATTTCATGGATGAGCCATTTGCTGGCGTAGATGCCGCTACAGAAAAAGCCATCATAGGCATCCTCAAGCAAATGTCTGCACAGGGCAAAACAGTAGTAGTCGTTCATCATGACCTACAGACAGTCACCAAGTACTTCGACTGGGTAGTACAGCTCAATACCCGTCTCGTAGCTTCTGGACCAGTGGATCAGGTATTCACCCAAGAATTATTGCAAGAGACCTATGGAGGTAAATTGACCATCCTCTCAGACGTAGGACAGTTGCTGAAGAAACAAGATTTTCCAACCAGAGACGTAACCTAA